The stretch of DNA CCGAGGAGAACCTGGTCGCCGCCGAGTCGACGATCCGCGACACCGACATGGCCGCCGAGATGGCGACCTTCACCCGCAATCAGATCATGCTGCAGGCGGCCACGGCGATGCTCGCGCACGCCAACTCCGCCCCGCAGGTGGTCCTGCAGTTGATGGGCTAGGGCTTCGGGACGCCTGGCCATCCGGGCAATCCTCGGGGGCTCTCCGCCGTGAGGCGGGGAGCCCCTTTTTTCCGGCAGAGGGCTCAAGGGGCGGGACCGAGCGGCCGATAACCGGCCGGAGCCTCGGGAGGGCTCCAGGAGCTTTCACTCCGGGGCCGTCCGGGCCCCTAGCCGGGAGAAGCAGGCATGGCCGTGGGACTCAACTCGATTTCGGGCATTTTCAGCGGGATCGACTCCGCCTCCCTCGTCGACAAGATCATGCAGTTCGAGCGCCGGCCGGCCTACCTCCTGGAGGCGAACAAGGCGCGCGAGGAGCTGACCTTGGCCGGCTTCGGCGCGCTGGAGGC from bacterium encodes:
- a CDS encoding flagellin, which codes for EENLVAAESTIRDTDMAAEMATFTRNQIMLQAATAMLAHANSAPQVVLQLMG